GCGTCGAAAGAGAACCTTGGATTCGCGCGTGCCAACAACCTGGCGGCGACGCACGCGACCGCCGAGCGCCTGCTGTTGCTCAACCCCGATACGCTCGTCGATCCAGGCGCGATCGATGCGCTCGTCGGATTCGCCGACCGCACGCCCGACGCTGGCATCTGGGGCGGGCGCACGCGGTTCGGCGATGGTTCGCCCAACCCGACGAGCTGCTGGCGCCGGCCGACGCCGTGGAGCGTGTTCTGCTCGGCCACGACGCTCGCGGGGCTGTTCAAGGGCTCACGGCTGTTCAATCCTGAGTCGGTCGGCGTGCTGCCCGACGGCGCGGAGTTGTCGGTGGACGTCGTGACGGGCTGCTGGCTGCTGATCGACCGCCGACTGTGGGAAGAGCTCGAGGGCTTCGACCCGGCGTTCTTCATGTATGGGGAGGACGCCGACCTCTGCCTACGGGCCCGGGCCCGAGGCGCCCAGCCGATGGTGACCGCGAGTGCCGACATCGTGCACTACGGCGGACAGTCCGACACGGTGAGGCCCGATAAGATCGTTCGCCTCTACACGGCACGGCGCCAGCTCTATGCCCGGCACTGGGGCAAGGGCTGGCAATGGTGGGCCGATATCGGGCCGATGATGAACGTGTTGAGGCGCCGGGCCGTGGCGCGGCTCCGCGGCATGCTGGGCAAGGGCAAGCCCGGTAAGGAGCCGCGGACGTTCGACGAAGTCTGGGCGCGGCGGAAGGAATGGACGGGCTTGAGGGCCCTCGGAGAGCCGGAATCGTGAGCGAGCAGGCGGGACATCCGGGGCCGATCTTCATCTGCGGGCCCTCGCGCTCGGGCACGGCCATGGTGCGCGCCGCGCTGAACCTGCACCCGCTCGTCCACCTGAGCGGCGAGACGCACTACTTCGACGACCTGCGCGTGGCGCTCGGCGCCGGTGGCGACGGGCCGCTCTCGCCCGAACAGGTCTCGCAAGCCGAGGAGTATCTGCTGGCCCTGGGACACCGCCCCTACAGCCATGGCGGCGATCCGGACAAGGGCCGCGTATCTCGGCAAGCGTTTCGCGAGCGGGTGAGTGCTCTTGCGGGCGACGGCCCGCCGACGGCCGACCTCTGTCTGCGGGCGTACTGCGAGCTCGAGGCCGAGCACCATGGCAAGACGATCTGGGGCGAGAAGACGCCGCGCCACATCTTCCGGATCGATGACATCCTGGGTGCTTTTCCCGAGGCGCGGGTGATCTGCATGATCCGCGACGTGCGCGCCGTGGTGGCGTCATACCGCGATTGGAAGAACCAGGGCGGATTCGATTTCGACAAGGACCCGGGTCACAAGGCGACGCTCGAGGCCGACCACCGGCGCGCGAAGAAGTCGTACCACCCGATCATCATCGCCTCGCTCTGGAACGGAGCCATGCGATCGGCCCTGGCCGCCGAGTCGCGGTTCGGCAAGGACCGCGTGCGGCTGCAGCGTTTCGAGGACGTGGTGGGCGATCCGGACGCGAAGATGCGCGAGTTGCTGGACTGGCTCGAGTTGCCCTTCGACGAGGCCGTGCTCGACATGCCGATGTCCAACAGCAGCTACGAGGCGTTTACCGAAGGACGCGGCGTCTCGAAGCAGCCGGTCGATCGCTGGAAGAGCAAGCTGACCGGCGGCGAGATCGCCGTGATCCAGCGGGTGAGCGGCTCGCTGATCGACCGGCTGGGGTACGAGCGCGTGACCGGTGTTTCGATGGCGGCTTCGCTAAAGCACTACGCGTCGTTCCCGGCGGCCGTGCTCCGGGCGTTCCGCGCCAATCGTGCTCGCATGGGCAGCCCGATGAAGTTCCTGTGGCGGCGGCTGCGGCCGATGTTGCAGGGGTGACCCCCGCGAGCAAGGAAGCTATCGCGCCGCCATGTCGAGCCTGCCCACGCACAACCCGCCGCTGAAAGAGCCCGTCGGAGCGGAGGATCCACACCGGCGGTACTTCTCGACCGACCACCTCATGGGTGATCTCAAGGGTCGATCGCTGCGCGGTGGCACGGTGACGCTGACCGCTCAGACGCTCAAGTTCGTGCTGCACATGGGCTCGACGGTCGTGCTCGCGCGGCTGCTGCTGCCCAGCGACTTCGGCCTGATCGCGATGGTGATTGCCGTTACCGGATTCGTCGAGATGTTCAAGGACGCGGGCCTGTCGACCGCCACGGTCCAGCGCAAGGACATCACGCACGCGCAGGTCTCGACGCTCTTCTGGATCAACGTCGCACTCGGCTTCGTGGCGACCGCGGTAATCGCGGCGCTCTCACCGTTGATTGCCGCGTTCTATTCGCAGCCGGCGCTCGTGCCCATCACGCTCGTCCTCGCGACGGCGATGATCTTCGGCGGCCTGACGACGCAGCATCAAGCGCTGCTCCGCAGACAGATGCGCTTCAAGGCACTGGCGATCATCCAGGTCTCGGCGATGACTTCGGGCATCATCGTGGCGATCGTGATGGCGGTGCTGGGCTTTGGCTACTGGGCGCTCGTTGGGAACATCTGCGCTGCAGCGGCCACCAATGCCGTGCTGGTGTGGGTGTTCTGCGACTGGCGTCCGGGCCTGCCGAGGCGGGGCAGCGGCGCCATGTCGATGCTCAAGTTCGGCGGGAACGTAACTGGGTTTTCCTTCCTCAACTACTTCACGCGGAACGCCGACAACGTGATCATCGGGTTCGTGATGGGAAGCGGCCCTCTGGGAATCTACTCGAAGGCGTACAACCTGCTCATGCTCCCGATACGCCAGATCAACGCACCCGTCGGCGCCGTCATGGTGCCTTCGCTGAGCCGGCTGCAGGACGAGCCGGCACGGTACAAGCGCGCCTACCTGCAGGCAATGAGCGCGCTCGCCATGGTCGGCATGCCGGTGGTCGTCGTCGCGTACGTGCTCGCGCACGAGATGGTGCTGCTGCTGCTCGGCGACGAGTGGAAGGAAGCTGCGACGGTCTTCCGCTGGCTCGCGCCGGCGGCGCTCTTCGGCACCGTCAACGTGGCGCCGGGTTGGTTGTGCGTGTCGCTGGGCAAGCCCCAGGTCCAGGTTCGATGGGCGTTGATGTGGGCGCCGATCACGGTGTCGGCGTTCGCCATCGGCGTGCACTGGGGCGTCGACGGCGTCGCCGCCGCTTTCAGCCTGTCGTGGTGCATCGGAAACTTCGTGTTCATCGCCATGGCCTGCCACGGCTCGCCCGTGCGGAAGCGCGACCTCGCCGCCCGGCTGGCGCCGCAGCTCACGGCGTCGCTGCTGTCCGCGGCCATCGGCTTGCTGGTGCTGTGGGCGATCGCCGGGCCGGTACCATCCGCCATCGCACGCATCGCGATCGTCGGGCCGCTGGTCGGGCTGGCGTATCTGGGCGTGCTCTGGCTCATTCCCGGCAGCCGTGCGCAGCTCACGACGCTGCTGCGCGATGGCGTCAAGGCGGCCGCGACGAAGGGTGGCGCTTCATGAGCGACACGCCCGCCATCACCGTCATCATCCCCAGCAAGAACGACCACGAACGACTGGCCGGCTGCCTCGCCGCACTTCGCGCACAGTCGCTCGACGCGAGCCAGTTCGAGATCATCGTGGCCGACAATGGGTCGGATCCATCGCTCGAATCGCTCGCGGAGGAGCATGGCGCGAGGTACGTGCTCGAGCCCGAGGGCGGCTCCTACGCGGCCCGGAACGCGGCGCTCCGGCTCGCACGCGGCGAGATCATCGCCTTCACCGACTCGGACTGCATCCCCGCCGAGGACTGGCTGGAGCTCGGGCTCGCGGCCCTGGCCAGCCGCGACGGCCGCGTCGACCTGCCCGACCTGATCGCGGGCCGGATGGAAGTCTTCGCCCGGGACGCCGACGCCCCCACCGCCGCCGAGATCTACGAGATGCTCTTCGCGTTCCCGCAGCAGGCCTACGTGCACGGCGACTCGTTCGGCGTGACGGCCAACCTGTTCGTGCGCTCCAAGGTCTTCGAAGCCGTTGGCGGGTTCGAGGATGGGTTGCATTCCGGAGGCGACCGCGAGTTCGGCAGGCGCGCGGTACGCGCGGGCTTCAACCTGAACTACGACTCGGCGTGCGTCGTGTGGCACCCCGCTCGGCATTCGATCGAACAACTCTACAAGAAGCTCGACCGCGTCATCGGCGGGCTGACTGACTCGGAGCTGACCGGCACCCGCGGCGCGCGGCTGGCCGAGCAGCGCGCAAAGCATGCCCTCAGGCCGCCGATCGGCCAATGGCGCAAGGTCTGGCGTCGGAAAGACGCCAGCTTCAAGCTGCGTCTTGCAACCTGCGTGCTCATCGCGCGGCTGCGATGGCGGACGGCAGCGCTGTATCGCGAGGCGGCGCGCTCGCTGGCTTCGCCGGCTCCTACGCCTCCGCCCCGACCGGAAGGTCGCTCGTCAGCGGGTTGACGAACAGGCCCGTGGCGAGCTTGGGGTAGAAGAACGTCGACTTCTGGGGCATGAGTTCGCCCGCGGCGCCGATCTCCTTGACGGCCTGCAGCGGCGTCGGCCGCACGATGACGGCGACCTGGGCGAAGCCGGCGCCACCGCCGGCACCGGTCTCTTGGCCGCTGGCGATCTCCATGACCTCGGGCACGGTGTGGGGGAAGGCCCACTTGACGGCCTCGCCGTCGTTGAACTTGGGCTCGCAGATCTTCTCCACGATCAGGTGCTGCACGAGCGCGACGTCCAGCTTGCGCCAGGCCTCGGGCTTCTCGCCGAACTTGTCGGCGAGCGGGTCGCCGTCCTTCAGCGTCAGCACGACGCACTCGTTGGTCGCCAGGTCGATGAGCCCAAGCACGTTCTTGCCGGGCGCAAACCGCTTGTCCATGTGCTCTTCGATCTGGCCCGGCTCGCGGCCGACGCGGTCGAGAGTGAAGTAGTTCTCCAACTCGCTCGCGAGCTTGCCGAAGTCGTAGTCCTTCATGCCGCCCAGCACGCGGTGCGTCGCGCCGATGGCCAGGCCCGGGTCGCTCATGCCCACGAGCACGATCATCGTGCGGCGAGCGGGGTGGTCGGGGCCGATCTCCTTGCCGCCCTCCCCGAGCTTTGCGAGGTAGTTAATCGCGGTCGTGTAGCGGTGGTGGCCGTCGGCGATGAACACGTCCTCGCCCTGCAGGGCCTTCTCGTACGCCGCGAGCGTCTGGTCGTCGCTGATCGTCCAGACCTCGTGCAGCACGCCGTCACCCATATCCGCCGTCATGTCGGCCGGGCGGCTGTCCATGACGCTCCGCACGAGCTCGGTGGCGGCGCCGTCCTCGTCGGCGTGCAGGCCGAAGATGGGGCTGAACTGCGTCGCGCTCGCTTCCATCAGGGCGAAGCGGTCCTGCTTGGGGCCGCTGAAGGTCTGCTCGTGGGGAAGGATGCCGCCGCCGTCGCGCGGACCAAAGGGGCGCGTCTCGACGGTACAGGCCATGCCCGCCCGCTGGTAGCGCTGGCCCAGGAAGTCGAACGTCTGGCGATACGCGAACATGCTGGGCTTTTCGGTCTGGCTCAGCGTGCCGTCCTCGAGCCAGCCGCGGTACATCTCGGCGGCCTTGGTGTAGGCCTCGGGCGGGCCCAGCTCCTTCGCCGGCGTGTGGGGGAGGTCGATGGCCACGATGTTGGCCTGGCTCTTCTCGAGCAGCTTGGCCTTGCCGCGGGCATCGAGCACGTCGTAGGGCGGGGCGATGGAGGCGCTCACGTCGCCGGTGCCCTGGTTGAACTGGACGGCGCGGAAGGGGAACACGGCGGGCATGGCAAGGCCTCCTGACGATCGGGCGACGCGCTGTAATGGTGCAGGGCAGCCACCGGCCCCGCCGGCCCAAGGATATGCCCGATGGCCCCCGGAGGCGTCCGACGCGGACCTTCCTGCAGCCCCGCCATACACTCGCCCATGGCACGAGCGTTGGTCATCCGGGCGGCGGGCATCAACTGCGACGAGGAGATGGCGCGCGGCTTCCGCATGGCCGGGGCCGACGTCGACCTCCTGCACGTCCGCGCCATCGCCAATGACCCCGGCCGGCTCGACCGCTACTCGGTGATCGGCTTTCCCGGCGGCTTCAGCTACGGCGACGACGTGGCCTCGGGCCGCGTGCTGGCCCTGCTCGTCCGCGAGAAGCTCTACCCCGCCCTCCGCCGGGCCGCCGAGCGGGGCGTGCCGATGATCGGCATCTGCAACGGCTTCCAGGTGCTGACCCAGGCGGGGCTGCTCCCCGGTCCGGGCGCCGACGAGCAGTGGAGCCACGAGCCGCACGAGCCGGGCATCGCCCTGTGCGACAACCAGCTCGGCCGCTATGCCGACCGCTGGGTGCGGCTGCACGTGAACCCCGAGAGCCCCTGCGTCTGGACGCGCGACCTTCATCACGATCCGAGCGGCGCGTTCATGCTCCCGGTCGGCCACGGCGAGGGCCGCTTCGTCGCGCCGCAGGCCACCGTCGACGCGCTGCTGGCCAGCGGCCGCGCGCCGCTGACGTACCTGGACAACTTCAATGGCTCGGCCGGTGCCATCGCGGGCGTGTGCGACGCGAGCGGCCGCATCTTTGGTCTGATGCCCCACCCCGACCGCTACCTCGATTGGACGCGCCACCCCCACTACACGCGATTGGACCGCGAAGCGATCAAGGGCGAGCCCGCCCCGGGCCTGCGCCTGTTCATCAATGCGGTGGAAGCGGCGGCCGTCGCGGTCTGAAGCGCGCCGCGCTAACGCACTTGGCGACGCAGCCCCCTCGGAGCACACGGCGCTCGGCTCGAACACGATGCGCCGTGCGCGTCGCGGTTCACGGGCGGGCGTGAGGCCCACGCTCGGTGGAGCCCGGCAAAAGCAAGCGGACCCGCTGCACGCAGCGGGCCCGCCGGCCGACGGTCGTCTCGGCCCCGAAGGCCCGAAAGCGAGTTGCTAGGGAGAACTGCTCGCCCGTCTTCTCTAGTTTACCTCCGAGACGACGATGATGCCCGATTCCCTGGGGAAAGGAGCCGAAGGGGCCCGCCTGGAGCGTCTGGGGCGATCGAGGCCGCGAAAGCTCGCCGGAGGCACGTCCGACGCGGGCCGCGGAGCCGACGCGAGGCATCCGCTCGTGGCGACCGAATCGAGCCCATGTGGTCGAGAGACTGCCGCCGCCCACCGGCCCGCCCGCGAGGAGCCGCGACCGGTGGGCGAGCGAACAGTTCTCCCTCGGCGGCGAGTATACCCGAAGTGCGCAATTCCTGCGCACGTCTCGACGTTCTCCGAGAAAAACCTTGCTCGTAACGACCGCGCGCACGCTGCAAGAAACGAATTCTGTCGGTAACGAGCGCGATTCGGCGCATTGCGCGGCCACTCATGGCCGCGCGCCGTTCGTCTGCGATGCTTGCACCGGCGCGCCTTCACGTTCGTTCGGCGAGCGTGCGGATGAGCCGGGCCAGGAGCTCCAGCTCGGCCGCCGCGTTGGCGTCGCCGTCGACCCCGGCTTGCTGGCCGCGGAACGAGGCGAACGCCATCGACCACCCGACGGCGATGCCCCGCGACTCGAGGCGGCCCTGGAGGCCCGGGCCGTCTTCGTAGCGCAGCTCGGCGTCGAGCAGCGCGGCATCGAAGCGTGTGGTGTCGTGCTCCAGCCGGGCCGCGTGCCGCCAGAGCGTGACGGTCGCCTCGTGCCCCATCGACGCGACGACCAGCGCGACGGCCGCCGCCGCCTCGGCATCGCTCGACACGATCAGGAAGTGCGCCGCGTCGGTCACGCCAGGGTGGCTCCCGCACGGCCCTCCGCGGCCGCGAGGACCGCGTCGGACCGATCGACCGCGCGACCGCCCGCCCGGACGCCCGCCGGAACGCACGCGGGCCCGCCTGGTCGCGGGCCCGCGCGTCGACGGTCACCGGGGCACGCACCGTGCCCGCTGGAAGAGAAGGCAAGCGTGACGCGTCGCCGCGAGGATATTCGAGGGGCACGCCGCCGTCGCCGCCCGCGACGTCGCCAGATCCCCCACCCTAACCGGCCCCGGGCCGGATGCGCCGCCTCCGCGAGACGCGATCGGCCCCCGCGGCGATCCGGGACGAAGCCGCAACCGGCCGGCGCGTGTGCATCGACGCCGAGGACGCGTCGGTGGACACGTTGCAGGCCAAGGCCCACCAAGCACGCCCCAGAGTCTCGAACATGTTGATTCCCCGCTCCGGTGGTCGAAGGCGGGATCGGCGGTAAGGTCCTAAGAGCGAGCGGCCAACGCCGCCATCCTGTTGCCAGGGAGGTTCACTCTTATGCGCATGCTTCGAACCGTGGCCGTGGTGTTGGCTACGGCGGCCGCTTCGGCCCAGGCCGCACTCGAGCCAAGCGGGCTCCGTATTCTCGTGGACGACGAGACCCTCCTGCCCGGCGAGTCGACCACGATCCGCCTGGAGGCCTTCTTCGACTCGGCCCAAGACTACTGCATCGGTGGAATCGGAACATGGCTCGATTCATCAACCGGTGCCGCGGGCCTGTCCGATCTGCGGCTCATTGGCCCGTTGCTGGGACCTGGTGCCACTGCGGGCAGCCCGGGCGAACATGGAGTCCGGGGCATTCAAGCCGGCCAGATCAACGCCCTGGGCGACATTTACGGCGACCCGAGCAACCCGATCGCGTTCTGGGAAGCCACGTACACCGCGCCAGTGGACGTGGCCGCGCCGTTCGACGTCATGCTCGAGACTCGCACGTCGCTCTTCTACGTGTATCCGTATAGGTACTCGGCCGGCACCGAGAGCCGCCTGGATGGCTTCGTGGACGGCACCGCAACCATCCGCGTGATCCCGGCGCCCGCTGGGGCAACGCTGCTGGTTGGCGTCGTCTTCGCTAGCCGACGCAGGAGGATCGAACATGCCTAGGCCGGTCCTCTGCTTCTCGGCGCTGCTCGTGTTGTTTGCCACGCACGCCCATGCGCAGACTCCCGTGGGCGGTACCATCGACGTCGACACCACCTGGGCGCTGGCTGACAGTCCCTTCAGCGTGACCGAGACGGTGCGCGTCACCGGCGACGCGACGCTGACCATCCAGGCGGGCGTCGAGGTCGCGTTCGAACCGGGCACGTTCCTTTCGATCGACAGCGGCGTGCTGGTCGCGCGGGGGACGGCGTCCAGCCGGATCGAATTCCTGCGCGGCCGGGGCGTCATGCTGATGCCCGGCGCTGACTCGGCCGTACTCGACCCAGACACGGGCGCCTACGTCTCGGGGACGGTGCTTGAGCACGTCGTTTTGCAGTACATCGACGCGGAATTCGGGGCGGCCCTAGAGATTAGCTTCACCGAACCGCTGCTCCGCCACGTCTGGATCCGGGAGGTGACCGGCATGGGCGTGGAGATCGTCGCGAGCGAGGACGTCGACGTCCGGCTCGAAGACCTGAGCATCTCGACCACGAGCGAGTCCGGTTTGACCATCAACGGCGGACGCTCGGCCACGCTCGAGCGCGTCCGCGTGGGCAACGTCGCCATCGCCGATCGCCAAGGCGCCGGCATGCACCTCGCGATCAACGATCGCCGCGACCCCACGCCGGCCGAGCCAGACATCGTGCTCATCGATTGCGAGGTCACCGACGTATCGGCCCGCTGGGGCCTGGTCACCGGGGGCGGCTGGCTCGAGACGCGCAACCTCGTCATCGAGGACTGCGATGGCGATGGGCTGGCCGCCAGCACGCGCCGGTTCGACTTGTCCGGCTGCCGCTACGAAGCCAACACGCGGCACATCTCCATCCGATCCGGCGCGGGAACCATCAACTCGGGCGTGTTCCGCCGCGGGGGCGGCGTCGGCGTGGCCGGGGCCGAGGTCACCGGATGCCGCTTCGAGGACAACAACGGCACCGCCCTCTCGGGCGCCACGGTCGTGCGCGACAATCTGTTCCTCAACAACCGCTCCACCGGCGATGGCGGCGCGCTCGCGCTCTTCGGCTTCGTCGACATCGACGACAACCGCTTCGAGGGCAATAGCGCCGTGCGGGGCGGGGCCATCTTCGCCAACGGCAGCATCGTCTCGGGGGGCAACACCTTCGTGCGCAACAGCGCCAGCTTCGGCGGCGCGGCGTGGCTCGACCAGGGCGTGCGCCGGTCCATCCTGGGCGAGCCGGGCAGGCCCGACGTGTACCTGGACAACACCGCGTCCGAAGCCGGCGGGGCGCTCTACGTCGTCGCCGACGAGGTGGACTTTGCCGCCAACGAGTTCGAGGGCAACCAGGCCGTCTTCGGCGGGGCCATCGCGGTCGATCCCTTGGGTTCGGCCCTCTACCTCAACCGGCCCGAGGGCGGCGTTGGCAACCGATTGGTGGCCAACCACGCCCTCTTCGGCAGCGACATCTACCTGTTCCGGCCCGACCCGGCCTTCCCCACCGCCGATACCGACGCCCGGTGCGTCGACTGGGGCACCAGCGACCCTGCCGCCGTCGCCGAGCGCATCTACGACGCCGCAGATGCGCCGGGGCTGCCCGAGGTGCTGTACCTGCCGCTCGGCCCGTTCGTCGATTGCGTGCCCGACTTCGACGGCAACGGCGCCCTGACCATCTTCGACTTCCTGCTGTTCGCCAATCTCTTCGAGGACGGCGACCCGCG
This Phycisphaerales bacterium DNA region includes the following protein-coding sequences:
- a CDS encoding glycosyltransferase family 2 protein; its protein translation is MTNDSRVAVLVISYNTKEMTLACLRTIREGASATSHEVIVVDNASSDGSAEAIEREFPDYRVIASKENLGFARANNLAATHATAERLLLLNPDTLVDPGAIDALVGFADRTPDAGIWGGRTRFGDGSPNPTSCWRRPTPWSVFCSATTLAGLFKGSRLFNPESVGVLPDGAELSVDVVTGCWLLIDRRLWEELEGFDPAFFMYGEDADLCLRARARGAQPMVTASADIVHYGGQSDTVRPDKIVRLYTARRQLYARHWGKGWQWWADIGPMMNVLRRRAVARLRGMLGKGKPGKEPRTFDEVWARRKEWTGLRALGEPES
- a CDS encoding sulfotransferase; this encodes MSEQAGHPGPIFICGPSRSGTAMVRAALNLHPLVHLSGETHYFDDLRVALGAGGDGPLSPEQVSQAEEYLLALGHRPYSHGGDPDKGRVSRQAFRERVSALAGDGPPTADLCLRAYCELEAEHHGKTIWGEKTPRHIFRIDDILGAFPEARVICMIRDVRAVVASYRDWKNQGGFDFDKDPGHKATLEADHRRAKKSYHPIIIASLWNGAMRSALAAESRFGKDRVRLQRFEDVVGDPDAKMRELLDWLELPFDEAVLDMPMSNSSYEAFTEGRGVSKQPVDRWKSKLTGGEIAVIQRVSGSLIDRLGYERVTGVSMAASLKHYASFPAAVLRAFRANRARMGSPMKFLWRRLRPMLQG
- a CDS encoding lipopolysaccharide biosynthesis protein, whose product is MSSLPTHNPPLKEPVGAEDPHRRYFSTDHLMGDLKGRSLRGGTVTLTAQTLKFVLHMGSTVVLARLLLPSDFGLIAMVIAVTGFVEMFKDAGLSTATVQRKDITHAQVSTLFWINVALGFVATAVIAALSPLIAAFYSQPALVPITLVLATAMIFGGLTTQHQALLRRQMRFKALAIIQVSAMTSGIIVAIVMAVLGFGYWALVGNICAAAATNAVLVWVFCDWRPGLPRRGSGAMSMLKFGGNVTGFSFLNYFTRNADNVIIGFVMGSGPLGIYSKAYNLLMLPIRQINAPVGAVMVPSLSRLQDEPARYKRAYLQAMSALAMVGMPVVVVAYVLAHEMVLLLLGDEWKEAATVFRWLAPAALFGTVNVAPGWLCVSLGKPQVQVRWALMWAPITVSAFAIGVHWGVDGVAAAFSLSWCIGNFVFIAMACHGSPVRKRDLAARLAPQLTASLLSAAIGLLVLWAIAGPVPSAIARIAIVGPLVGLAYLGVLWLIPGSRAQLTTLLRDGVKAAATKGGAS
- a CDS encoding glycosyltransferase; this translates as MSDTPAITVIIPSKNDHERLAGCLAALRAQSLDASQFEIIVADNGSDPSLESLAEEHGARYVLEPEGGSYAARNAALRLARGEIIAFTDSDCIPAEDWLELGLAALASRDGRVDLPDLIAGRMEVFARDADAPTAAEIYEMLFAFPQQAYVHGDSFGVTANLFVRSKVFEAVGGFEDGLHSGGDREFGRRAVRAGFNLNYDSACVVWHPARHSIEQLYKKLDRVIGGLTDSELTGTRGARLAEQRAKHALRPPIGQWRKVWRRKDASFKLRLATCVLIARLRWRTAALYREAARSLASPAPTPPPRPEGRSSAG
- a CDS encoding DUF1015 domain-containing protein; translation: MPAVFPFRAVQFNQGTGDVSASIAPPYDVLDARGKAKLLEKSQANIVAIDLPHTPAKELGPPEAYTKAAEMYRGWLEDGTLSQTEKPSMFAYRQTFDFLGQRYQRAGMACTVETRPFGPRDGGGILPHEQTFSGPKQDRFALMEASATQFSPIFGLHADEDGAATELVRSVMDSRPADMTADMGDGVLHEVWTISDDQTLAAYEKALQGEDVFIADGHHRYTTAINYLAKLGEGGKEIGPDHPARRTMIVLVGMSDPGLAIGATHRVLGGMKDYDFGKLASELENYFTLDRVGREPGQIEEHMDKRFAPGKNVLGLIDLATNECVVLTLKDGDPLADKFGEKPEAWRKLDVALVQHLIVEKICEPKFNDGEAVKWAFPHTVPEVMEIASGQETGAGGGAGFAQVAVIVRPTPLQAVKEIGAAGELMPQKSTFFYPKLATGLFVNPLTSDLPVGAEA
- a CDS encoding phosphoribosylformylglycinamidine synthase subunit PurQ, with product MARALVIRAAGINCDEEMARGFRMAGADVDLLHVRAIANDPGRLDRYSVIGFPGGFSYGDDVASGRVLALLVREKLYPALRRAAERGVPMIGICNGFQVLTQAGLLPGPGADEQWSHEPHEPGIALCDNQLGRYADRWVRLHVNPESPCVWTRDLHHDPSGAFMLPVGHGEGRFVAPQATVDALLASGRAPLTYLDNFNGSAGAIAGVCDASGRIFGLMPHPDRYLDWTRHPHYTRLDREAIKGEPAPGLRLFINAVEAAAVAV
- a CDS encoding right-handed parallel beta-helix repeat-containing protein; its protein translation is MPRPVLCFSALLVLFATHAHAQTPVGGTIDVDTTWALADSPFSVTETVRVTGDATLTIQAGVEVAFEPGTFLSIDSGVLVARGTASSRIEFLRGRGVMLMPGADSAVLDPDTGAYVSGTVLEHVVLQYIDAEFGAALEISFTEPLLRHVWIREVTGMGVEIVASEDVDVRLEDLSISTTSESGLTINGGRSATLERVRVGNVAIADRQGAGMHLAINDRRDPTPAEPDIVLIDCEVTDVSARWGLVTGGGWLETRNLVIEDCDGDGLAASTRRFDLSGCRYEANTRHISIRSGAGTINSGVFRRGGGVGVAGAEVTGCRFEDNNGTALSGATVVRDNLFLNNRSTGDGGALALFGFVDIDDNRFEGNSAVRGGAIFANGSIVSGGNTFVRNSASFGGAAWLDQGVRRSILGEPGRPDVYLDNTASEAGGALYVVADEVDFAANEFEGNQAVFGGAIAVDPLGSALYLNRPEGGVGNRLVANHALFGSDIYLFRPDPAFPTADTDARCVDWGTSDPAAVAERIYDAADAPGLPEVLYLPLGPFVDCVPDFDGNGALTIFDFLLFANLFEDGDPRADLDGDGELTLFDFLSFQTAFDAGC